The nucleotide window TGAAACTAGAAGCCTAATTTATCTAGTAAATAATCTGGGCATCTGGTTGGTTTTTCGGTTTTCATATCTATAAAAGCCAAAGTAGAGTTACCAGTACAAATCATTTCATTTTGTTCGTTTACAATCTCATAAATAAAATCAATTTTTACCATTGGTTTTTTTACAAGAAAAGTTGTGATTGTAAGCATATCATCATACAAGGCAGATTTTTTAAAATTACAGGTTAATGATATTACAGGCAGCATTATGCCTTTATTTTCCATATCTTTGTAAGTAACACCCAGATTTCGAAGCCATTCAGTTCTTCCAAGTTCAAAATACTGTGCATAATTTCCATGGTAAACCACACCCATTTGATCTGTTTCTGAATAACGAACTCTAGTTTTTGTTGATGATTTTTTCAATTTATATAAACATTTTCTATTAGGCATTTTACGTAAAAAAAAGTTAATAATCAATAGTAAAATCGTTTTTTTATAATGTTTTTTATTCACATTTTTGTAGGGCTTAAGAAAAGAACCAACCAACAAAATTTTAACCAAGAAAAACAAGTTAGTAATTA belongs to Polaribacter dokdonensis and includes:
- a CDS encoding acyl-CoA thioesterase, whose translation is MKKSSTKTRVRYSETDQMGVVYHGNYAQYFELGRTEWLRNLGVTYKDMENKGIMLPVISLTCNFKKSALYDDMLTITTFLVKKPMVKIDFIYEIVNEQNEMICTGNSTLAFIDMKTEKPTRCPDYLLDKLGF